Proteins encoded together in one Coregonus clupeaformis isolate EN_2021a unplaced genomic scaffold, ASM2061545v1 scaf0336, whole genome shotgun sequence window:
- the LOC121576058 gene encoding CBY1-interacting BAR domain-containing protein 2, with translation MNTIFSRDSQIKSMELTVSHAEKYLGQFCSLLASYTRKTAKLRDQADMLVRQLNDFSNTEDPELRTCLKNLAEDLAMVQDYRQAEVERLETKVVTPLKAYGDIVKNKRADLKRFNADRNRELKELQNLEKLQQKNPSDRQSISQAEVNVQKVTNNAHRSTRQLEETISDFQRQKLEDIKRIFTDFITVEMVFHAKALEVYTHTFQNLDSMDIDKDLELFTGRIRVSDGLLDNKTLLLSSMAHQPSPTLGSSLRHTAESAKKSRSSILQRQRGVEEEDEEEEDEEDEDEEEYESEREAQQSRQSYASQYAQILRQKN, from the exons ATGAACACCATCTTCTCAAG AGACAGCCAGATAAAGAGCATGGAGCTGACAGTGAGCCATGCTGAGAAGTACCTGGGTCAGTTCTGCAGCCTGCTGGCCTCTTACACCAGGAAGACAGCCAAGCTGAGGGACCAGGCTGACATGCTGGTCAGACAGCTCAATGACTTCTCCAATACTGAGGACCCAGAGCTCCGTACCTGTCTGAAGAACCTGGCTGAAGACCTGGCCATGGTGCAGGACTACCGCCAGGCTGAG GTAGAGAGGCTGGAGACCAAAGTCGTCACTCCCCTCAAAGCCTACGGAGATATTGTCAAAAACAAGAGA GCGGATCTGAAGAGGTTCAATGCTGATCGGAACAGAGAGCTGAAAGagctgcagaatctggagaaACTCCAACAGAAGAATCCCTCAGATAGACAAAGCATT TCACAG GCTGAGGTGAATGTTCAGAAGGTGACCAACAACGCTCACCGCAGCACCAGACAACTGGAGGAGACCATCAGTGACTTCCAGAGACAGAAACTAGAGGACATCAAG AGGATCTTCACAGACTTCATCACAGTGGAGATGGTGTTCCATGCCAAGGCTCTTGAGGTCTACACACACACCTTCCAGAACCTGGACAGCATGGACATAGACAAGGACCTGGAG CTGTTCACTGGGAGGATCAGGGTGTCTGACGGCCTTCTGGACAACAAGACCCTGCTGCTCTCCTCTATGGCCCACCAGCCTAGTCCCACCCTGGGCTCAAGCCTCAGACACACTGCTGAATCAGCCAAGAAG TCCCGTAGCAGCATCCTACAGCGCCAGAGGGGtgtagaggaggaggatgaggaagaggaggatgaggaggatgaagatgaggaggagtatgagtcagagagagaggctcAGCAGAGCAGGCAATCCTACGCCTCTCAATACGCCCAAATACTCAGACAGAAGAACTGA